A genomic region of Megalobrama amblycephala isolate DHTTF-2021 linkage group LG6, ASM1881202v1, whole genome shotgun sequence contains the following coding sequences:
- the LOC125269526 gene encoding ladderlectin-like — MAMLRSLMLLFLIVSMGNAEVDLIIKCPAGWTNFGLRCFKFFSQTVNWVTAERNCQSLDAHLASVHNKLENEFLLSLLPSSTAHIWVGAHDGEVEGQWVWSDGTVFDYTNWCSTEPNSAGVENCLEINWTSNRCWNDLPCSYPGISYVCVIDL; from the exons ATGGCAATGCTGAGAAGTCTAATGCTTCTTTTCCTTATCGTCTCCATGGGGAATGcagaag TTGATTTAATCATTAAATGCCCAGCTGGATGGACAAATTTTGGACTCCGATGCTTCAAATTCTTCTCTCAGACGGTTAACTGGGTCACAGCAGAG AGAAACTGCCAAAGTCTTGATGCGCATCTCGCATCTGTGCATAATAAACTGGAAAATGAATTTCTGCTGAGTCTGTTGCCATCTTCTACCGCACATATTTGGGTTGGTGCTCATGATGGTGAAGTA GAAGGACAGTGGGTGTGGAGTGATGGAACTGTGTTTGACTATACCAACTGGTGCTCTACAGAACCTAACAGTGCCGGTGTTGAGAACTGTCTGGAGATCAACTGGACCT CTAACCGTTGCTGGAACGATCTACCCTGTTCATACCCAGGCATAAGCTACGTTTGTGTTATAGACCTGTGA